The DNA segment AGCCTCCAGGTGCTAATAATCAACAGTATATAAATTAGATTCTTGGTGAAGAAATCTTTTGTCAAGGGTTGTGAAAAAAGTTTTGTCCAGGGGCAGGGGAGCTGAATATAAAAATCGTTTTCCCTTAGCATGTATAAAATtggcaatatattatatgacatggaaaatttatattatctccTAATAATCTTGTCCTcctacttattaatataaatgcaaaagtttatgaaaaaGTTTTGAATGTAAGAGGTAAACACAGCAACAGCTGAaaggatttagataaaatttgacaCACTTGTAGGCATACCTCGATAATATGCTCCCATAGgatatacttaattgattttaaaatgttttttttaagaaagtgATGGCTTCCTACAATTTGTGCTATGATTCgatagtgttttagggacttgtAGCAAGAAAAGGTATTCTCGAGggtgaagccacgagcaaaactTAGCTAATTCTATTGTATGAGGTGTGTAATATGTGGCCGTAATTGGTGCTAAGGTTTTATGTACaagatatttcaaaaaaattactattaagTACATAATTCACTTTTTCACTTAACACACGAtgcctataaataataaacatcttCAGGAAAGGTATTCTTCGGCAACTCCGATgtctttcatatttaaaatcacgTCATATGTCCAAGAATCGAACCCAGACACTCGTGATTCATAGCACAAGTACGTTGACATAAACCTTTCGGTTTCATCTCAGGGTTTcattgtcatttttaaatttatattcacgGTAGGtatgtaatgaaattaaataaaatctcaaaTCTCTATTTATGGGCGTAGAAACCGTATGTGAAGGGTCTAATCTACAAGTCTATTTCAGAATGTACCTTCTCAGTACAATTAGAGATAGTgagaacaataattatatcctTTATTTCGCCGGCAGTAAATtgaaatctttttattaataggtTTTCCGGTTACTTGCTTGGTACTGTTTTTGTACTCAGAAAATAAGAAGTACCTTGTAAGATCAGGGATTCTGATTTCTGATGCAAAACTATTTGTAGCTACGTAGTTATATAATTTACCTACTACGGGTACCAttcttaaatttacaaaattagcAATCAACAATAAGAGCAATAAAAGGAAATCGCAATGAACATCAAAGGGCCGATGAGCtcacaatttttaaatagtttttggcGCCGAAGATCTACCCTCTAAacgtaagtaggtacttatatacaATTGTTTATGCTACCTGTTTTCCGGTCTGTAGGTGGTACTCACGAACCAGCACGAACCATGAGTAATCCGAGCGTGacgctgtttatttttaaagttagaaTATATCACGCGTTAATGTCacgctaataataaaattagctaAAGTTCAATCATTCGTCAGTATCGACACCTTTTAGGGATGTGCTTAAaagaaattgcgataaaatTGTCGTACCATACATTAATGCCACAACGGTTTTCAAATTTatcaataagtttttacaaaataagtacAATTCTCTATTAGGTATGAGCTATCTATATACTTTTACTTTATAAGATTGTGCACCTACAATAtcctgcaaaaaatatataggtacatcGAATGTCCATGATACGTAACTCTATTTGATATACTATTTCTTTCTAATCTCAGAATACTTACTACCAATAAtactaataaagaaaaaaatgttttactccAATATTCTTCAAGTCTTTCTTTTACGCAGGGAAAAAAGACGTTATTGCTACTACCACCTGGAAGACGAATGGAACGGTCATGTTTTCACCGGTCTTTTTGCCCAATGTCGACATTCAGGAGTATAGCATAATCCGAGAGAGCATTGGAGTCCCTAATCCTATGTATACCCTGCACTGGTATACCAACCAAAACTCGCGGTGGCCTTTTTCAGCGCATACGAGACGGCTCTGGGGTATTTTGTTGCATTAAGGTAACTGCGCGGAACCTTGCCTGCGTGTTACCGCACTGTGGCACCTTTCTAATTGAGGTGCTAAGATGCCCCTATACGCTAAAGAATATCTTTGGCGTCTACGACATCGGGACACCGACTACGCGTATTGTCGTCCACCACGGAGTCGTTGTAGCCTGCGCTCGCACCGCAATTCTCTCTGAGCCCTAATTAGttgcctcttacgacaggcagggatGCCGTGACGGAATTCTCTAGATACCCGTCAGTCGTCTACCCGGCATCTTCTTCCGTGTTCTGCACACGATCCCGCTCGGCACTTACACGTCGAAGATTCTCCAACCCTGTGATATACACTGGGAAGAGTATCTTAGAAAAGGAAGAagcgtatatatttttagaagagCACAAGATATGCTAGTGAGATAGTTTTATACTCGACAAGAAAGTGGCTAAGAATCTGCTAACTTGCCGTTGATGCTAGATGACCTTATTCGTACATCATATATCTACGTTGATTTATGTatataagttaatataaaaagaatgaaTAAGTGTTCACGACAGCATGTGAGACAACCATAACGTCTACAAATATAGAATCACTACTATAAAAGAACGAGTGTTGTTGGATCTTGTTCAATTCGATAGTATATGAAGTGCAGTTTGCATCTATGATGGATTACATGAATTTTTGTCCGTTGCGCTTATTCGACAGAGACTTCGATAGTTATCTGAAACCATTTCATTCGAGACATTACTTTAGACCGTGGTACAAGAGTGGTTATGGAAAAGAATTTGGCTCAACAATCCAAGAAACAaaagataaatacaaaattaatttagacgTACAACATTTTCAACCGAAcgaaataaatgttaaagttaCCGATAAGGAGATAATTATAGAAGGCAAACATGAGGAGAGACAAGAAGACAGCAGTTTCGTATCAAGACATTTCACGAGGCGTTATCCTTTACCAAGCAACTGTCCACCCGACAACGTATGTTCTACATTGTCTTCAGATGGAGTGCTTTCAGTTGTTGCTGAAAAGAAAATTACCAAAGGAAATGAAAAGATCGTACCGATACAAATAAGTGGAACGTGTCCCATGAAAACTCACATGAAAACAAGAATAACACAAACTTCAACAGGTATTACTCAGAAGGACATAGATGATGCAATAAGAGAAGCCAGAGAACTTATAAGTATGGATAAGGCGAAGTTGATAAAAGAAGAACACAGTCGTTTACTGAAACCGGAACTTTTAAAAGAAGCTGTTACGGAAAAGGTAGAGGAATTAAACGACAAATTCAATAGATCTGGTGATAAAGACAAAATGCAATCGAATGTGAAACTGTCCGATCTAATGGATGAAATGGCACAGAGCAGCTCAGCTTCATCTTCAGAGACCTACGGTTCGAACAGTAGATCAGAAACAATACGGGAAGAGAAGAAATCATCATCGTATAAATCATCTATGACATCAAGCATGAAGGCTAGTGAATACATTAGTGCTGAACTTAGTGATGCGGCAGAGAATGTATAAACATACGACTCGGACTTACAATgtttattacgtatttataaaacattggcTTATTTAACATTACGACGAATACGAACTTATGATACaacgataaattatattacatgataattataagctatataataaattaaacaacaatgTTAACATTTCTATTGGATATTAAATCTAGGCCTATTATTGTTCcacaaatattaaatgtatttaataaattgtgagATCAATGACCAATcaagttttgttatatttttacccAGTAGAAAGCATGAACCGGGCATTTCTGTAAGCTCGTTAAATCGCTCCATGGCCATATGTATCGCTTGTTAATCAAGTACGCGACATACTATATACTTTGAACATGTGTATGCATGAGTCAGTAATTACAAAGAATGGATTTTTGGGGTTTGGCTGTAAAAGCACATAGTTACCTAATTTCTGTAGCTGCAGAAAATCAGTCTTAAAAGACTCTTCTTAACTACTAAGGATATTTGATCAATATTTAGAATGAAAAATACAAGTAATCAATGCAAAGATGACTACCCAATAATACTTATATGGAATTCAACACCTCTTTATAAGGGCCAAAGTgaaaaaatgacaaataatcttttattaGGTTACATAAAATGTGAGTAATTGGTATAAAATTTCTCTGTGCTAATTACCTGAATCCCCCTTTTAAAAATCCCCCTGTATTTTGACGCATGTTAATATCAATAATCACTTGAATAGGACAACAATTAgaagtcaaaataaaattatacagattCAAAATATGTAAGATGTGAagtaaatgaaacaatatttttcattaaaatggtAACTAATAATATGTGGCTGAAAATTCTCTGTAAAATGACATCTATCACAATTCTATTAAgagtaatataaatgtgaaaacatttattgttattcCAGCTGGGTTACTGAGActatctttactaatattatttaattgaaatttccATTTCAGTCATTACAATGCAAATAAATGCATCATTTATAATctaatctttatattattgtataacaaacATCACTATCCCCTGACCTGATATCACTATATCATCTAAACTGTCTGATATTTTTATCCCTTCCACGTGAAGTCAGCAAGCCACACACAAGACTTACAAATGTCTCCtctatacaaaacaattttagttACACATAATCCCAGAGCGAGACTAGAAAACTCAAAGAAACTGTTAACGTCTAGGTTCACATACTTATATAAACACGGCAATATATTATCATTGCAGTCTCTTTAGGTCTCATCATCACAACACTCCTGTACCTCATCTTtgtttttatcacaaaatagCAGTTCCGAGGTACACTTGTATGGATGTATTGATTGTTAACATCGGTCATTCTTGACAGATGGGTTGAGGTCATGGAAGTAAGCGTGTGCCATTGCATCATCAGCAGGCATTCTTAATGCTGGGTTGCAAGTGAGAAGTCGGGCTAGCAGATCCCTGCCCCTCGCCGGCAGTCTTGGCACAACCTGTGCAAGGCCCAGACTTGGTTGGTACACTGGGAGGGGCTTGTAGTCAGGCAGCTGAGTGACTCCAGGCCATGTGCCTTCATTGGGTGTGCCTGCAACAAGTGGGATATTGAAGGCCTTGGAACAAATCTAATTAAGTATGAACaatgtcatataaaaataaatgtaactgtGATGTATTGGAACTGTTACTGCTATTTcttgtaataatatacaattaagtTGGATCAAGTCATATAATTTTATGCCTAGATGTCCATAGCAAACATTTACCATTGGGTCATCAATGTCCATTTGCCAAGCTTTTATAACACAAACTAAAGTTATTGCACAACCttgaatatcaaatataatttaccgAGTAGCTTAAAGATCCTCTTTAACTGATCCTCGACATCAGACCCTGGGAATAGAGGTCTGCCTGAATTGGCTAGTTCTGCAAATATACACCCAGCAGACCACATATCAATGCTAGTAGTATACAATTTAGCGCCAAAAAGAACATCAGGTGGCCGGTACCACAAGGTCACTACTTCAGCTGAATAACACTTCACTGGGATGCCGAATGCCCGAGCCAAGCCAAAATCTGCCAACTTAAGCTCgccatttttattaatcagtaAGTTCTGCGGTTTTAAATCTCGATGAAGTACGTTATGGCTGTGACAAAAAGCTAATCCTCGCAGCAGCTGGTACATAAAAGACTTCACAACATCTAAATCTATCTCGCCATTCAAACTGTCGAAGTATTTCTTCAAATCCTGATCGCAATGTTCGAACACGAGGGTCAGTTTCTTTTCGCTGTGCAGCACGTCATATAGCCGAACTATATTCTTGTGCTTCAATTCTTTAAGTAGACATATTTCGCGCAAAGCGGACGATGGTACCCCTTCATCGTCATCGTCTAACCTAACACGCTTAAGCGCTACGATTTCATGGGTTTCTTTGTTTTTTGCTTTGAAAACAGTACCATAGGTACCTTCGCCGATCTTCTCAAGTTTTTCATATTTCTGCATAATTTATACTTGTACGAAAATTCTGCAGCACAAAATCGATTGTTTATTAGCCGACTCCGTAactttgacattgacaaatgacacTTGAGACTTGACAACCGCTATTTTTCGAGAGTTCGTCGTGTTCACAAGGTTTGATAGATATAATTcgtacaatttatatattttaaccgtAATTGTTCTTGAGATAGTAGATACCTATGGTTTTTtacagtttttgtttttagatttaaatataatatgataaaataaaaaataatcattcctATCATTAattatggaattttaattttttttataacgatAATTGTACTTTTCACAATTGCAAATTTCAATGACGCACAATATCACAATCTGAGAGTTCTGTTCGGAAGCTATAATGCTTAAATTCGGCACTCCTATTACAATCATAGAAATTAAAACGATTTCTCACATAATCAGTGACACCTatgatttttctatataaaatatgtaatataacagTTATACGCgtattgagatattttttaacgTTCATAAGTAACTGTAAATTAGATAGacgtaaattatttacaacaaaGAAAGGAGGTTATGAACAGCCGCACATATGttgaaataattcatttcatttcttTCATTCACAAAAAGTCAAATCCAAAAAGTTGAATTGTcatacatttacaattaatattattttggaaagtattattttttatttataaatagacacTTTACACAAGGTGAGGATGTGTATATAAGTTCTCACAGTTTTTGCCGATTTATAGCTATTAAAACATGTGACTTGTTGATCTGTATGATaaatattacgtattatttttacGGTGTAGTACACAAGCGTGCGTATGTTCCAGATGAGTGACGAAGGTAGAGGCACGTTAATAGATAAATCTGAGAGCAGTTCCTTTGAAGATTTGGCTTCTGCGGCCGCTCATGAGATTGAAGAAGCTAAACTGGCAGAAGCGGCCGCGGCCGCCGCCGAGAAAGAAAAAACGCCAGAAACGAAAACTGATGAGTGGCAGGACTTGCTTGGCTCCGGCGCTTTACTTAAAAAGGTTGgctattaacatattttataaatttaaattttgtatgaactAAGTAAGTGTATGTCAacagttttatttgattaaaataattattttgcatatgattaattaataaactaaattcttatttataaacaatgaaatgaacaaattttatgaaataatttatatgctgatgtaaaatatttttacagataataaaaacaGGAGATGAATCATCCAATTTAAGACCTCAGAGAGGTGATATATGCAAAATTAGTTATGAACTTAAAATAAAGGATAGCAATGACATTGTTGAAAAGCGAGATCTAGTTAAGATATATTTGGGAGACAatgaagtaagtattttttcattaacaaCATCATCACcacagtattatattattatatatgaaaaacACCTTTGTCTGTATAATTTCGACATCTCACAGCATATCCTAGTTCAGATGCCAAGGTTCCAtgaatttgtattttcaaaagtgttataattaacattttattattatttatttattatatttcttgcttttggatttatttttgaCTATACATACAAGTGTACATAAGTGGGCTTAAAACTGCTTTAGTGACCTTATGCCACTAATTCAACATTAAAATGCAAAGATGAAAGATGTGTGTATGAAACTATGTTTGGCATCTTCatttaatgttttgaaaatttCTTCTATTTAAATGCGCATTTAAATCAttcagtatttaaaaatgtgaaacTATAATTCACAATACTACAGAC comes from the Manduca sexta isolate Smith_Timp_Sample1 chromosome 16, JHU_Msex_v1.0, whole genome shotgun sequence genome and includes:
- the LOC115444229 gene encoding uncharacterized protein LOC115444229, which produces MMDYMNFCPLRLFDRDFDSYLKPFHSRHYFRPWYKSGYGKEFGSTIQETKDKYKINLDVQHFQPNEINVKVTDKEIIIEGKHEERQEDSSFVSRHFTRRYPLPSNCPPDNVCSTLSSDGVLSVVAEKKITKGNEKIVPIQISGTCPMKTHMKTRITQTSTGITQKDIDDAIREARELISMDKAKLIKEEHSRLLKPELLKEAVTEKVEELNDKFNRSGDKDKMQSNVKLSDLMDEMAQSSSASSSETYGSNSRSETIREEKKSSSYKSSMTSSMKASEYISAELSDAAENV
- the LOC115444228 gene encoding cyclin-dependent-like kinase 5, translating into MQKYEKLEKIGEGTYGTVFKAKNKETHEIVALKRVRLDDDDEGVPSSALREICLLKELKHKNIVRLYDVLHSEKKLTLVFEHCDQDLKKYFDSLNGEIDLDVVKSFMYQLLRGLAFCHSHNVLHRDLKPQNLLINKNGELKLADFGLARAFGIPVKCYSAEVVTLWYRPPDVLFGAKLYTTSIDMWSAGCIFAELANSGRPLFPGSDVEDQLKRIFKLLGTPNEGTWPGVTQLPDYKPLPVYQPSLGLAQVVPRLPARGRDLLARLLTCNPALRMPADDAMAHAYFHDLNPSVKNDRC